The genomic region GCGGTCCGGGCGTGCTTGACCTTGAACATGACGCGTTTGTCAGGCTGGTAGGTGATGGACAGCGGCTTGGCGATGACACCGTCCAGACCCGCACCCTCGAACTCGGAGAACCAGCGCTGCGCGGTGGCCAAGTCGGTGGTCGCGGGCGTCACGTGGAACGCCGGACCCGAGTCGGCGAGCGCCGCGACCAGCGCAGCGCGGCGCTCGTCGAACGGCAGAGGTGTGTGGTCGTCGTCGCCGAGGGCCAGCAGGTCGAACGCGATGAACGCCGCGGGCGTCTTCTCGGCGAGCATCCGCACGCGGCTGTCGGCGGGATGGATGCGCTGCTGCAGCGCCTCGAAGTCCAGGCCGTGCGCGGTCGGGAGGATGATCTCGCCGTCGATGACGCAGCGCGGTGGCAGCTCGGCCCTGGCCGCCGCGACCAGTTCGGGGAAGTAGCGCGTCAGCGGTCGCTCGTTGCGGCTGCCGAACTCGACGTCGTCACCGTCGCGGAAGCAGATCGACCGGAACCCGTCCCACTTCGGCTCGTAGCTGGCGTCGGGTGGGATGGTGGGCACCGACTTCGCCAGCATCGGCGAGACCGGCGGCATGACGGGCAGGTCCATCGACTCATTCTGACGGGTCGCGATGACATTCCCCGGCATCGGAGGTCACAACTGGCATGGACGCGACAATGGGTGAGGTGACGGGTATGAAACCGTCGCGCAGTGGACATCTACCGATCAACGGCCTGAACGTCTATCACGAGGTGTACGGGGAGCTAGGCGCGTCGAAAACGCCTCCGCTGCTTCTGATTCCCGGCGCGTTCATGGCCACCGACTCGATGACGTCGTGGGCGGCGGCCTTCGCCGGCGAGCGCACCGTCATCGTGTTCGATCAGCAGGGACACGGCCGCACCCCGGACACCTCACGCGCGATGTCCTACGAGCAGTTCGCCGACGATGCCGCGGCACTGCTACAGGCACTGTCGGTCGAGCGCGCGGACGTGATGGGCTACTCGCAGGGTGGCGGTGTCGCATGGCAGCTGGCTATCCGGCATTCGGCGCTGGTCGGCAAGCTGGTGTCGATGTCGGCGACGTATCGCAGGGACGGCTGGTACCCGTCGGTGCTCGAGTCCATCGGGGGCTTGAGCGCTGACGTCTTTGCCGGTACGCCTGTTGAGTCGGCGTTCAAGGCGCACACGCCTGACGCCAAGGCCTTCGATGCCTACGTCGAGAAGATGAAGGTCCTGAACGTCGACGACCAGGACATCAGCGATGAGCAGATGCGTGCGGTCTCGGCTCCGACGATGGTCATCGTCGGTGATGCGGACGGTGTGACGCTGGAACACGCGTTGGCGATGTTCGCGCTGCGCGGTGGCGGTGATGAGGAGGCGGCGGCATCGGGGGTGCTGCAGCGAGTTCCTGCCGCGCGCCTGGTGGTCCTGCCGGCGATGTCCCACATCGGGCTCTCCGGGGCGTCCGCGGTGCTGGCGCCAATGGTGAGCGCATTTCTCGACGATGCGCCGCCAGTGACGCCGGATCTCTTCTAGGGAGCCGGGATTGCAGCCGGTTTGAGGTGACGGACTGCCCAGCCGACACCAATCATCAGCGCCACGCCCACGCCCGCACCGATGAGTGCGACCGCCCAGGACTCGCGCAGGGATCCGCCCATGGCGAGCCAGGCGGGCAGTGCGGCGGTGAGCACGCCCTCGACCAGCGCGACAGTGCCGGTGATCTTGGTCAGACCGGTCCGCTCCAGGCCCAGAACCAGGAAGAAGAGCATCCACAACGCCGCCCAGGCGAGCCAGATGATCCCGAAGACCGGGGCGTCGGCAGCGAAACTTCGTGCGGCATAGGCGATCGCGGCCACCGCGACGAAGAGCGAGAACCAGCCCAGGCCATGGCCTGGTAGGTCGAACAGCGCGTTGATGCCGACCCACAGATAGGTGAAGCCGAACAGGTACAGGCCGGCCGCGGCTTGGATGACGGCGGGATCGCCACCGGCGGTGAGGACCAGATAGGTCGGGGTGAAGACCTGCATCAGGCCGACGAAGAGATTGAGCGGGGCGGCTCCGCGCGGGCTCACCCAGCCCAACAGCATGACGCCGTTCACTATCAGTACCGCGCCCACATAGAACAGTCCGATGTTGCTCATCGGGGACCTCGATTTCTCTCGGGATGCCGCCCGGCCGGAGAACCCGGCCGGGCGGCCTCGCGCTGTTCTTTGGCTTACTGCTAGTGGGGAAGGATGTCCTTGTCGAAGATGTCCAGGGGGATCTTCAGGACGACTGCCGCGTTCGGAATGTCGACGACGCCGCCGACGTGCATCTCACACGGCGCCACCGAGATGATGGTGTACGCCTGC from Mycolicibacterium sp. YH-1 harbors:
- a CDS encoding ATP-dependent DNA ligase, with protein sequence MDLPVMPPVSPMLAKSVPTIPPDASYEPKWDGFRSICFRDGDDVEFGSRNERPLTRYFPELVAAARAELPPRCVIDGEIILPTAHGLDFEALQQRIHPADSRVRMLAEKTPAAFIAFDLLALGDDDHTPLPFDERRAALVAALADSGPAFHVTPATTDLATAQRWFSEFEGAGLDGVIAKPLSITYQPDKRVMFKVKHARTADCVVAGYRVHKSGEDAVGSLLLGLFTDDGMLASVGVIGAFPMATRRQLYAELQSLVTSFDDHPWNWAAHVADPAPQRSAGSRWSAGKDLSFVPLRPERVVEVRYDHMEGQRFRHTAQFNRWRPDRDPRSCTFAQLEQPVTFSLGDIVQGLTTR
- a CDS encoding AmiS/UreI family transporter; its protein translation is MSNIGLFYVGAVLIVNGVMLLGWVSPRGAAPLNLFVGLMQVFTPTYLVLTAGGDPAVIQAAAGLYLFGFTYLWVGINALFDLPGHGLGWFSLFVAVAAIAYAARSFAADAPVFGIIWLAWAALWMLFFLVLGLERTGLTKITGTVALVEGVLTAALPAWLAMGGSLRESWAVALIGAGVGVALMIGVGWAVRHLKPAAIPAP
- a CDS encoding alpha/beta fold hydrolase; this translates as MDATMGEVTGMKPSRSGHLPINGLNVYHEVYGELGASKTPPLLLIPGAFMATDSMTSWAAAFAGERTVIVFDQQGHGRTPDTSRAMSYEQFADDAAALLQALSVERADVMGYSQGGGVAWQLAIRHSALVGKLVSMSATYRRDGWYPSVLESIGGLSADVFAGTPVESAFKAHTPDAKAFDAYVEKMKVLNVDDQDISDEQMRAVSAPTMVIVGDADGVTLEHALAMFALRGGGDEEAAASGVLQRVPAARLVVLPAMSHIGLSGASAVLAPMVSAFLDDAPPVTPDLF